TGGACCTCCTTTTTATGCacacttttgttttcttctgctCTCGGGCTCTGGTGCTGATGCGGCAACTTCTCGGCCGCCGCTAGTTGACGGCGCGTCGGACCGTTTTAACATTTCCTCGTTGTCCATCGTCTTCTCGTTGCTGCAGCCGATGAAACGGAGGGCGACTCGGTGGCCGTAGTGGCCCAGCAGCTGGAAAAGCAGGCGATCGACGACAAAGAGAAGGAGGGCGCAGAAGAAGGtgattgtatatatacatatttatataaccCTTCTCCTTCTTATTAAAACAACGTGGACGCATCGCGTGCGTGCTTCACGAGCGGCGTGACTTCAGTATCTTCGCTCACACAGATGGAGAGAACGCGGcaggggaaaagaagaagaagaaaaagaagaagaaaggacgtGAGTCGATCACATATTCAGGGATTCATAGCGACCTTTGTTCCTAGTTTGACTGTTTCCTATTTTGCTTTCAGCTAAAACTCAGACTGAGATTCCTTCTGTGCCGATCTGTGACTTGTACCCTGGTGGAGTGTTCCCCATCGGACAGCAGTGTGAATACCCCACCTTACAGGACGGGTgagaggagcacacacacacacacacacattcgctcTATTTTGCTTagacaaatatttaaaatgcatcttcaaatatttattatagctttttttattttccttttaaattGTGCAACGTGATATCTAAGACAAGTTTATTATCCTGCCTGCCGTTCTTTAAATGTCATTGatactatttttaattaaacaGTCTGAAAGTCAACTGTTACTACTTAGTCTGTTTTTTATGTTGCCACTGAATTCCTCACAAAACCATgtctaaatataaaatatataaaaaatagttGTCATAGTTTCACAGCCGTCTCCAGCTCTTCACTCTTCCTTTGTGCAGAGGAGCTTAGTGACtccggtcatgtgaccagtcGGGTGGAGCAGCTCGTTATCTTGTGAAACCAGTTACTGCCTTAAAGTTGAgattaaatacatgtttaaaaaagCCTTTGGGAACACGACCTCCGAGTCAGAGGGTGTCTACAAAGTAAAGATTACAAAAAGGATTTTTCTACCAAAATATAATCATTGCTCAAGGATTTTATTTACATCCCTCTTGTCTTCCATCCTTCTGTTTCACTTCCACCTCCAATGAGGCAGTTTGtaaacatgtgttgttgttgttgttctcccaGGCGCAGCGCGGCGTGGCGTACGACCCACCAGGAGAAGCGGGCGCTGGACAAAGCCAACGAGGAGGTCTGGAACGACTTCCGCCAGGCGGCCGAGGCGCACAGACAAGTCCGGCAGCACGTCCGCGGCTTCATGAAACCCGGCATGACCATGATCGAAATCTGGTGAGCCTCCATCGggattattagtattagtattattattcgTGGTTGTGGTTCGGCCCGCTCATCAACGTGGGAGCTGCAGCCGCATTTCTGCAGCAAAGACGACGAAACACACGAGGAAAAAGGGCAGaactgccccgaagaaatataatgttgcccctaaTATCACCATAAGAGGCAAAAAATGTCCCCATAATtacctctaataattatgagaaTGTAATTAACTTAATGACCCGGTCCAGTTGCCGTATCATGTTTTGATGAAGTATATTTCtgatttttgaacaaaggttaaatgttatttcacaagtttcaaaaagtgccccaatttattttgaaatgcctctggatgaagtcagtgggggaaaactgccccctaaaaaatatgtgaaTGTCCTCCCCTGACTGAACACGAATATATAAAAAACCATttacaatcaatcaatcaaacattAATTTCACACTCATgattcaaaacaataaaatatcataaaattcaaacaaaatcacatgtaaaatacatagaactacaaATGCTCTATAAATAGACTGCTAATGTCTCCTCAGCTGGCGTAGGAATAAAAccagtcatcaacccggcagataaatgtatacataatatTTCTTAAAACCAATTTCAGtcttgactcctgcagccacaaacatctcacGGGACGAATCATGAGCGAAGAGAAGCTCTTTATAACCGCTGTATAACCATataaccgtagctcctccccaTAACcatatacagggttcgtacggtcatggaaaacctggaaaagtcatggaattttaaaatggtcatttccaggcctggaaaagtcctggaaaaaacttaaatcataaaagttttgtaaaagtcatggacatttgttataatcacgtgttcatttatgccgagtttgaaatgattaatatgttttttaaagaaagacgctcaaaatataagccggcgtatgctctcaatacgcaaagttttctactttttttatgtttataccgagatttcagtttggccatggacatgtggtttaaagtcctggaatccATCGGTccacatgtgtaagaaccctgcatatgaccgtagctcctccccctcccccccacagtgAGCGGTTGGAGGACTGCTCCCGCAAGGTGATCAAGGAGGACCGGCTGAACGCTGGGCTGGCCTTCCCCACCGGCTGCTCCCTGAACCACTGCGCCGCCCACTACACGCCCAACGCCGGCGACGCCACGGTGCTGCAGTACGACGACGTCTGCAAGATCGACTTCGGCACGCACATCAACGGTACGGCGCCGAAGATTCAGCCAACGCTCGAAATGACgactttttgtgactcctccagcggcgcttttacaaaataatataattcCTTTGCgatcactttcaattaaaccgGATTTCTCCGTCAGAAGAAGGAAACTAATACAAGTTGTTCACTTTCACAGAATACAAATTTGATCTGTGCTAAAAATAACTAACATTTGGCAAAAACAAAAGCTCATTGTGGCTTCAATGAACCTCTTCTGCACTGAATATAtcttcaagataataacaataaagtgaaacctgtgaaaaactaaaatcTATGATTTAAAACGATTCTGCATTGCCCCTGTAATGCCGTGGcgctccactagagggccagTTTGAGAACCCTGCTTTAGACCATGATAATCTATCGTCTATCTCCTCCTTGATGGAGGAGTGGATGTAATCTCTCCGTTCTGCTCCCTGCTCTCCGTCTGCAGGCAGAATCATCGACTGTGCCTTCACCGTCACCTTCAACCCGAGGTACGACAAGCTGCTGGAGGCCGTGAAGGACGCCACCAACACCGGGATCCAGGTGCAcagcgctgctcctcctcctcctcttcttccttctttttccatctacttcttctgtctcctccttctgtcaacttcttctcctccttctttcatcttcttcttctcctcctccttctttcatcttctgtctccttcttttgtcttctccttctttcatcttcttcttttgtcgtcttcttctgtctccttcttctcctgctgtctcctttcatcttcttctccttttcgtcttcttctccttctgtctccttcttttgtcttcttcttctcctcctccttctgtctccttctttcttctcctcctccttctgtctccttctttcatcttctcctttcatcttcttctcctttttgtcttcttctccttctgtctccttcttttgtcttcttcttctcctccttctgtctccttctttcatcttcttctccttttgtcttcttctttcgtcttcttctgtctccttcttttgtcttctccttctttcgtcttcttctcctgctgTCTCCTTTCatcttctgtctcctttcatcttcttctccttttcgtcttcttctccttctttcatcttcttgtctccttctttcatcttcttcttcttcttcttccgtctccttctttcttcttcttcttcttcctgtctccttctttcttcttcttctgtctccttcttttgtcgtcttctccttctttcatcttcttcttccgtctccttctttcttcttcttctgtctccttcttttgtcttcttctccttctgtctccttctttcttcttcttctgtctccttctcccatctctttctctcccctgtGTTAATCTGCTCGCCGCCTGAAGctcacccacttcctgtctgtgttcccGTGGCAGAAAGCCGGCATCGACGTGCGTCTGTGTGACGTCGGCGAGGCGATCCAGGAGGTGATGGAGTCCTACGAGGTCGAGCTGGACGGCAAAACCTACCAAGGTGAGTCCAGCTGCAGCCCGGACGTCGCTTATTCCTCTCTCGTTTGTATATTTTATGTCCCAATTGATTATTTGTACTGAATCTCATCCGATGAGGATCGTCGGTGAAGCTTTATTTCACTCTGAGTTAAACTGTAATAAATCACCACAATAAACTTCTATCGGACACATTGAAGTTGGATCAACTTATTTCTCATGAAAcgcaacaaagaaaaacaaaacgctattaaatcatCTAGATTATCAGGTAATTATGGGGCATTTGTTGTTAGTACATCATGATTTGTTTTCCCGCTCCAGTGAAGCCGATCCGGAACCTGAACGGTCATTCCATCGGCCAGTACCGGATCCACGCCGGCAAGACGGTGCCCATCGTGAAAGGAGGAGAGGCCACAAAGATGGAGGCGAGTCGATCCCCTCCGTCGCCACTCACATGAATATAGAGACGGTGTCGGAAAACGTCTCTTTTTAGGAATATATGGTTCTTGGTATGATTTCCGGAAATGTAAAAAGTGTCGATAAATATTAATctggggttcgtacggtcacggaAAACATGGAAAAGAAATCccgaaagttttggaaaagtcatggaaataatttaatatgcttttaaaagaatgacgtttAAAATACAAGCCGATTTACGCTCTTTCGTACTCGCTAATTTTTCTctctgcaagtgaacgcaccttaactgaaaagacataaatgtttattcttttattctaaatgtctcattcatttgagtctttTATGTTAAACTGTCTGCTCTGGAATTCTCATTTTTAGCTTAAATACaactttctcactttttcatgtttacaccgagaCTTTACAAAACGTTTGGTCGGgggaatttggtttaaagtcctggaagcccattggtcaccatgacCTTTACGCGACCTTCATGCACTCGGAGGCCTTCTCTCCAGACTCTGACCGGTTTGTCTCCCCCCCAGGAGGGAGAAGTTTACGCCATCGAGACCTTCGGCAGCACCGGTAAAGGAATGGTGCACGACGACATGGAATGTTCTCACTACATGAAGAACTTTGACGTGGGCCACGTCCCCATCAGGTGAGGCGCCATCACGCACGCACCCGTCGGTCCACGTGAAGCGTTCCCGTGTCCGCTGTCAGAGCCGATACCACCTACatagaaaatgaaagaaatggaggcaagAAAttaactcctcccccctcccccgcaggCTCCCCCGAGCGAAGCACCTGCTGAACGTGGTGAACGAGCACTTCGGCACGCTGGCGTTCTGCCGCCGCTGGCTGGACCGCCTCGGCGAGAGCAAGTACCTGATGGCGCTGAAGAACCTGTGCGACCTGGGCATCGTGGACCCGTACCCGCCGCTCTGCGACACCAAGGGCTGCTACACCGCCCAGTTCGAACACACCATCCTGCTGCGGCCCACCTGCAAGGAGGTGGTGAGCCGAGGGGACGACTACTGAGcctccgtcacctccaccctcaAATAAAAAGCTTCTTCTTAACCGGGACGCTGTCGTCTCGAGAGCGGCTCTGAGGGGATGCCAAATGCTGCTGTActcttacccacaatgcaccactcGCAGCTTGCAAAGGAAGACGTACAGAGTCCTCCGTCGTAAACGAGCCGACGCGTTTTGCGCGTGACTAAAAAAAAACGATCATGTTTATTTAAGCTGCTGCTGACCCCCAAGAGTAACCGGACGGCGAGCGAGGAAACCCCGTTTCATTTAAAGCTCCAATGACTCCTCACACCTACagctgtgtggggggggggggggggggctctgcacTCCGGTCCCTCTCTTCATCGTTTCTTTGAAATCGTGGCTACCCGTTTGGTTTTGTTCCcgttatacaaaaataaaatgcttcGCTTTGAACTccctgaaaacatttttttggaaggaaaagaaaagttgatTAAAATGGTTTTGCGCATTGTGAGTCTGTCGCCTTGCGTCTCCGTTCTGTCACTAATCTGTTTTATATGAAGTTACTTTTACTAAATGAAAATGAACAGCAACATTTAAAGACTAATTTAACTTTGTAGTTCAGATTTTGGATGCAACTAATGATATTTCCCTGTTCATTCATCTATTAATCTGCTTTTTGGCTTCTTGACTTTAAATAATTTCTATTAAATGACCAACTATCAACACATTCCCGAGGGCCAATCACAGCGCGGAGAAGCAACGACACCGACATCTTCTgtagaaaaatgaaaaaatattctCATTTATTGAGGTAATTTTCTCTGGAAGAAATTGAGGTAACAATTTGCATAGAATATCTTCcataaatgtacacacacacacatgctcacacacacaacaaaatgcCATCACTGTCTGACAAAAGGAAAACAACCAACATGACGTGTGCTTTGGAGGGAACATGGTTGAGGTGggaaataccttttttttatgttgtacaGTTTCTCCCCAGTATGGAGATAAATATCTGGCAGAGACATCGTACTGAACACGGAGAATAAAACATCGTACTGGACACGGTGAATAAAACATCGTACGTGTCGTGAACCCTCAGAGAACGCGGGTGAACAATCAGCGGTTGTTTACATATTAGTTTTTTATTAAACAGTCaacggcttttaaaaaaaaacttttgaggAGGAATTGTAtaaaaatacattcataatatAAATGCTGGTTCTTCCACTTTTGCTGAATTGATTTGagctatatataaaaatataatctcGACAGAAGGGCACTTTTCTCGTTCACGAGTGTGCGTCCGGCTCGGGAGGGATTCACACGGTTCAGGACATTCTGGAGCAgaacaaatattatatttacgTCCCTTTTGGAAAACTTTCCCCCCTCGGAGAATGAAACACCCGGCGGTGCCGAGCGGTCGCTGCTCCTCCACGGCTTTGGCTTGAGGTCGTCGTGACCTTcgaactacatttaaaaaaaagcaacaacactTTAAGGGGAATTAGTGCAGGAAACACGgccaactttttttctttcttttttttttacatgtacccatctatgggggggggggggggcatctctaATGAGCGAGTGACATTTTTTACAACCTCGACATCCAGTTCCTGTGACGACTATCTAAAGTGAcagagacattttcagtttgatttaaaaaacattgtttacaaTCGACCGAAAGCACCTGTACGACCTCCAGAGGGCGCTACTGAGACACGTCTTGGCTGacactcttcttcttttatagAATACACCTGTACACAAACGCCACCGTTTTCTCTTttgcttctttttaaaaatacctACATATAAACATCATGTACAAGAAGTTCACAAATCAGGAAGAGGAGTcattcctcttctcttttcctcGTTTAGAAaaatagactttaaaaaaaaaaagact
This is a stretch of genomic DNA from Pseudoliparis swirei isolate HS2019 ecotype Mariana Trench chromosome 10, NWPU_hadal_v1, whole genome shotgun sequence. It encodes these proteins:
- the LOC130200250 gene encoding methionine aminopeptidase 2-like; the encoded protein is MADVVAKQVVDPTPVPDREQNGKAEDKEEADPVGETAKKKKRKKKKKKSATTADETEGDSVAVVAQQLEKQAIDDKEKEGAEEDGENAAGEKKKKKKKKKGPKTQTEIPSVPICDLYPGGVFPIGQQCEYPTLQDGRSAAWRTTHQEKRALDKANEEVWNDFRQAAEAHRQVRQHVRGFMKPGMTMIEICERLEDCSRKVIKEDRLNAGLAFPTGCSLNHCAAHYTPNAGDATVLQYDDVCKIDFGTHINGRIIDCAFTVTFNPRYDKLLEAVKDATNTGIQKAGIDVRLCDVGEAIQEVMESYEVELDGKTYQVKPIRNLNGHSIGQYRIHAGKTVPIVKGGEATKMEEGEVYAIETFGSTGKGMVHDDMECSHYMKNFDVGHVPIRLPRAKHLLNVVNEHFGTLAFCRRWLDRLGESKYLMALKNLCDLGIVDPYPPLCDTKGCYTAQFEHTILLRPTCKEVVSRGDDY